GTTCTCCCTTTTTTCGTCTTCTCCTGCTGCTATGGTAATCTATGGCTTTTACCTAGATTTATTTTACTGCTACATATTTCTACATCGAATTATGATTCCGTATGAATTTGGTCCTAAAACAAAAAAAGGCCTGACGACCTATATTCCCGCTTCCTCCGGATAAGGAACAAACTCTACCATACTTCCCGGTTCATATTGTGGGTTGAGATACATCCGGGGATCGGTGGCAAAAATTCTTAATATTCTACCTCGGGTTAGATCGATAGGTTCTACTAAAATCTTAGCTCCTTGACATTCTATTTCCTGAAACCGTCGTTCCTTATCGTATCCTTCCAACACTTGCTCCAAGGGTAACGGAGTGTAAAGCAGCATTGTCTAATGCCCCCCCGCATTTTCAGTTTTGCGTTCCGCTATCAACTGCTGCAGCTTCGTCACTGCCCGGGCCACGCCGCCAACTTCATCGATCAAACCAACGTTCACGGCATCTCTTCCTACTAG
The window above is part of the Calderihabitans maritimus genome. Proteins encoded here:
- a CDS encoding YlzJ-like family protein, which produces MLLYTPLPLEQVLEGYDKERRFQEIECQGAKILVEPIDLTRGRILRIFATDPRMYLNPQYEPGSMVEFVPYPEEAGI